CAGACTGGCGGCAGGTCGGCGAGCTTCACGGCTCCACTCCCTCGGCACGTTTGCCCCGCATGGTCCGTGCGGGGCTGAGGCCTTTCACAGGCGTAGCGTTTCAGTGTACGTGACGGCCAGCCCGCCCCCCCACCCAATCAAGCCTGCCCGATGGACGCCCGAAACGCACGTGCCAGCGCTCCAGCCGTCTGGAACCGCTGGTCGCGGTCCTTGGCCAGCGCTCGCGTGAGCACGCCCTCGACGCCGCCCGACAGCGACGGCATCACCGAGCGCGCCGCTGGCGGGGTGGTGTGGATCTGGGCGTGCAGCACGGCCAGCGGCGTCTCGGCCTTGAACGGCACGCGGCCAGTCACCAGTTGGAACAGCAGCACGCCCAGCGCGTAGATATCGGCGCGGCTGTCGGCCACCTCGCCCCGCACGACCTCCGGTGCCATGTAGGCGGGGGTACCAACCATCTGGCCGGTCTGGGTCAGCGAGGCGTCCCCGATCAGCCGGGCGATGCCAAAGTCGGTCAGGATGGCGCGGTCGTGTGGGCCAACCATGATGTTCGACGGCTTGATGTCCCGGTGGAGGATCGGCCGCTCACGCTGGTGAGCATGGTCGAGCGCGGCGGCGACCTGGTCGAGCAGGTGAGCGGCGCGTGGAAGCGGCAGCGCCCCGTCCCGCTCCAGGATCTTCTGAAGATCCTCGCCATCGATCCACTGCATCACCATCTGGATCGAGTCGCCGACCGGCTCGATGTCGTAGACGGTCACGATGTTCGGGTGTTCGAGCATCGCGGCCATCTGGGCCTCGCGCACGAAGCGGTCCATGAAACCCTGCTGCAAGCCAAGATCGGCGTGCATGACCTTGAGCGCCACCCACCGGTGCAGGCGCGAGTCGTAGGCCCGGAACACGGAGCCCATGCCGCCGCGCCCCGTGAGCGTGCGATCGACGTAGCGCTCGCTGGCGGGCGTCGAGCCGGGCGCGGACGGCTGAGGGCCAGATCCCTGCGTCGGCGGGGCCGGCGTGCCGTAGGACGGCGCCGACGTACCGTAGGACGGCGCCGACGTACCGTAGGACGGCGCCGACGTACCGTAGGACGGTGCCGGCGTGCCGTAGGGGCTGGTCGGCGGGAGCGGCGTGCCCCATGGCGGCGGCGCGGCCTGCTGGGGATCTGGTGGCCCTGCCGGCCCCTGCTCGAAGCTCGGCTGCGGCCAGGACGGCGGTGCGGGCGTCCCGGCTACGCGCTCCCAGGGCGGCACCGCGCCCGGCGGCATCTCGAAGCCGCCTGACGGAGGACGAGCTGGCTGGCCAACGGGCGAGCCGCCCCACGGATTCGCCCGCGGCGTCAGCGTCACGGGGCCGTACTGCCCCGCCAGGGGCGCAGGCGCGGGGCTCGACCGCCGCCGCAACACCATCACCAGCGCGACGAGCGCCGTCGCCACACCCAACCCCATGATCCCGAAGCCGGCCAGCAGCAACGGCATCGACGGTCCGCCCCCACCGGCCGGCGTTGCGGCGACAGTCGGCGTGGCAGCCTGGGCCGGTCCGAGCGGGGGAGCGTTCGGGGCCGCCGTCGTTGGCGACTCGGCCGATGCTGGCGGCGCAGCGGGTGACTGCACCGGGGCCTGGGCTGGCTTGTCCGCTGGCGGTTGGGCAGGCTTGTCTGCCGGCGGCTGAGCCGGCTTCTCGACTGGGGGCAGGCCCGGCTTCGGGATCGTTTGCAGCGACGGCTTTGCAGCCGGCGCACCCTGCTCCGGCTTGGTCGCCGGGACGGCCGTGTTGGTGGGTGGTGGCTGGGGCGTGTTCGTGGGCGGCGGCTGCTGACGCGGCTCCAGGTCGATCATGCGGGTCGGTGCGCCCTGCTGATCGACCTGGCCGGCCCCGGGCAGATGCACGAACGAGCCGTTCGCTCGGCGCAGGGAAGCACGAGCCTGCAGCGTGTACGGCCCGTGCGCCGTCAGACGGAGTCGCAGCGAGTGGCGCGCGCCGGCCGGCCAGGAGCTGACGAACAGCTCGACGGCCGGCACCGAGATCGGCGACGCTCGGCCACTGCCAAAATTGAACATGTTCTCGCCGGGCTGGTAGATCTTCGCGCCCTGGGCCGACGCCCCGGCGATCTGGATCGACGGGTTGCCATAGATCGAGACGGTGATGCTGCCCTGGCTGGCGTCGGGCACCGGGTTGGCAGCACGGATCTCGACGTCAACCGGCCGTCCGACGATGACGTCCCCGAACACTTCGACCTCGACGCCTGTCCCCTGCTGCGCGGTCTCACCGGTTCGCGGACGGGCTGTGGCGGCGGCCAGCACGGTGCGCGGCGCGAGCGCCAGCAGCATCACGAGCGCAGCGAGGCCCAGGGACAGGCCTCGCCAGCGCTCGGCAGTCACGAGCAGCCTCCTCCTGGCTGCACTGCCGGCTCGCCCAGCAGCCCGAAGCGCGCCTTGACCAGCAGCACGTGCTGCACGGCCTCGTTCAGCCGATCCTGCGTGATCCGGCCATCCGACACGGCGGCCACCAGCGCATCGCGCGACTGCTTCTGGCGCGGAAACTCGGCTGAGAGGATGATCATGTCCACGCCGGCCTGGACCGCGCGAACGGCGGCGTCGCCGGGCGTGTAGTTGTCGGTGATGGCCTTCATCGCGCCCATGTCGTCGCTGACAGACAGGCCCTTGAAGCCGAGGCGCTCACGCAGCAGCCCGGTCATGACCGGCCGCGAGAGCGTGCCCGGCACGCCAGACTGATCGACGGCCGGGAACACGATGTGCGCCGACATGATGCCGGCGATGTCAGCGTCGATGGCCCGCCGGAACGGCACCAGCTCGATGCGGTCGAGATCGGAGACCGACATCGGGAGGGACGGCAGCCCCAGGTGCGAATCTGTGCTGGTGTTGCCGTGCCCCGGAAAGTGCTTCCCGACCGCCGCCACGCCACCCCCTTGTAGCCCGCGAACGTAGGCCGCCCCGAGCCGCGCCACGACCTCCGGGTCGTCCGAGTAGGAGCGCCGCCCGATGACCGGGTTGGCCGGGTTGTTGTTGA
The Chloroflexota bacterium genome window above contains:
- a CDS encoding protein kinase; the protein is MTAERWRGLSLGLAALVMLLALAPRTVLAAATARPRTGETAQQGTGVEVEVFGDVIVGRPVDVEIRAANPVPDASQGSITVSIYGNPSIQIAGASAQGAKIYQPGENMFNFGSGRASPISVPAVELFVSSWPAGARHSLRLRLTAHGPYTLQARASLRRANGSFVHLPGAGQVDQQGAPTRMIDLEPRQQPPPTNTPQPPPTNTAVPATKPEQGAPAAKPSLQTIPKPGLPPVEKPAQPPADKPAQPPADKPAQAPVQSPAAPPASAESPTTAAPNAPPLGPAQAATPTVAATPAGGGGPSMPLLLAGFGIMGLGVATALVALVMVLRRRSSPAPAPLAGQYGPVTLTPRANPWGGSPVGQPARPPSGGFEMPPGAVPPWERVAGTPAPPSWPQPSFEQGPAGPPDPQQAAPPPWGTPLPPTSPYGTPAPSYGTSAPSYGTSAPSYGTSAPSYGTPAPPTQGSGPQPSAPGSTPASERYVDRTLTGRGGMGSVFRAYDSRLHRWVALKVMHADLGLQQGFMDRFVREAQMAAMLEHPNIVTVYDIEPVGDSIQMVMQWIDGEDLQKILERDGALPLPRAAHLLDQVAAALDHAHQRERPILHRDIKPSNIMVGPHDRAILTDFGIARLIGDASLTQTGQMVGTPAYMAPEVVRGEVADSRADIYALGVLLFQLVTGRVPFKAETPLAVLHAQIHTTPPAARSVMPSLSGGVEGVLTRALAKDRDQRFQTAGALARAFRASIGQA